GAATCCAATGTCCTGAGCTATAAACCCATCTCCAACAGCAGCTACAAAACcaaattatacatgaataagAACCACTATGTTAAAGGAAAATGGTAAATACAGACTAGAGATAAAGTCATACCAACTGTAGCACTTTGGAAGGTGCCTGTTCCATCGACGACATTTAAGCTGCCTGTGATTATCGTTGCATCCATACCATCACCGACAAGCATCACATTCGTCTTTTTACTACTGATATCTACTTTCTCTTTGTAGATTCCCCTTTTCACATAGATAACATACCTTGTCTTACCATTGTCTGGTGCAGATGCCACAGCCTCGACCACAGTCTTGAACTTGCCGCTCCCATCTTTAGCCACCACAACATTGGCCTTTACGTCCCCAACTGAAGACTCCAAAAGCCTTCTATCCTTACTTGTTACCCAAGAAGGAAATTCCCCATTTAATGATTCATCAATGAATTCGTCGTGATCCTTTGGAGGTAAAACAGAAACAAGCACAGCAAGCGAAGATCTAGCCCTGGATATCAAGTCCTGAAGATCACTTTCCATAACCGCCCGAGATGTACCTTCTAATCCATCCAAGCAAGTTGCATGGTTAGTGAGTACACTACTGAGCCATGTGTGTGCATCTTTCTGTGAGTCAGTGTTATCTTTAGTTAGAGTCAACACCGAGTCCCAAACTCTATTCATGGACAAGTCCATTAGTTGTTCACAGTCATTCAAAGCAACTTCTTCTCTACGACTGTTAATTCGGCGTTTGATAACATTAGCCGTATCCATGGCTTTTTGAATGTGTGTGGTGGACTTGGTTAATAAGGATATGAGTGTACTCAATTTGTGGTCGTTGGCCAAGGTTGAACCTTGAACCACTTCTGATACATGACTTAAGCATGATTTTGTATCAATAGCATGCTCACACGGATTGGGAGCTGAGGAGAGGTTGAAGAAGGAGATTGGTTTGTTGAGATGAGAAAAAATAAGTGCTGATGAGCTTATGATGGCAATCAAAGAGATGATTAACCAAAATGTTTTGGGAATGGATTTTCTAGGCTTGTCTAGCAAAGACTGTTGTGTAGCCATACTGATACTGGTTTTGCTCACTATGACCTTTGTTTACTTCATCATGATCTTATATAGACAAAATAATATTCCATTTTGAAGATAAAGATTACAAATCCGATTATGCATGtgattttcattgtttttataCAATTCTTAATTATATAACTTACAGTTAAAGGTGTAGAACTGAGATCTAAAATGTGATTTATTTCATATTTCTTGTCTGGTGTAATTCATATTATTTGtcctattttatttatttatttttaaaaaaagtacatCAAGTGGCCTAtttgtcatatttttatattttttgttagaaaaAAGTATATACATTTAAGTGGACTGTGGTTTCACTTTCATACTTTTtcttcctttctcatattaTTATTGTATATGCATGAATCATTACTaatgtttttcttataaaatgaaTGAAAGTAGAAGACGTTATTGAAGAGTAACGTGCATGAATATTATTCTATTCATCTGCACGATAGACAAGAACAAATGTTATGTTATAATATAATACATAGAAAGTGAAAGACATTTTTATACAGGTTTTTAACTTTGGCTCTATTTGTCATGGCTAAACTGTTAGTTTATAGTCAATAGTTGAGAAAATCCATAAACCTAATgtaccttaaggttttggatgACAGTGTAGTGTCAAAAGTTATCTGAGTGGTGGTTGCTCAGAGTGAAATGTGTCGATTCAATCTAGTGAGACTCtccttacaagttacaaccCAACATTTTCAAAGAGAGCTTTATTccatattaattaattcattccATAACTATAAGGAGTTGTTTATAGAAGAAGGAACTATACTCTCGTAACATGGTCAACCAATATTTAAATTTCGGTTTTGAGAGGTATCCGTTTTTAGTGTTCGTTATGTTTCGAATATGATTATTTTGGTGGAAGGAACTTATAATTTATCTGTGACCATGTTTATGGacttgattattatttttatgggACTGTATATGGGTTTGAATATTTAACTATTATGATTAGTATGATTAGTAAATTCATCCCATGTGACCTTTCTTGTTcatgaatttgatttttcttttgggTACCAACTATATTATAATTTGATACCTACTATGTTTGTCTGCTTTCTTTTTTCgatctctcatttttctttccattattttttaatctttgattaggtaaaaaaatgataattgtaaataaataatgaaattaGATGAAAAATGGTCATACCAAAAGTTGATTCTCTGTATTGTAATTTTCTCAAGTTTTTTCCATTGTTGTATCTCCACCATCAAACATGAAAGAGAATgagataaaattattaaaataaaataagagatttTATTCAATTGTTTCGATGTTTGGACATAAAAAATGTGTTGTCAAATACAGTGTCaaataatttgtgtatttttgaAAAGTGTGTAAAGGGTAGAAGATAAAAAGTATTAGAAAGATGTAGATAAATATATACAATGTTGCATATGATGTcaatattttgatattcaaaTAACATAAATGCATTTTGTGGAACACCAATTTGTTTTATGTACAACGGATGAGGTTTACTTGGTGCAGAGCAAATCGAATTTCCATGAGTAGACTTAACATGTTCTTGTTGTAAGATGGATTGATAGATTTTGGCAATTTGTTTTATGTTCTGctaagttattttatttattttttggtattaaccctctaCTAGCAGAATGAGGCTCTTGTAATCTAGAATTCGGTCGCAAGGTAAGTTaagtctggccaagaattgttcctACCAGAAATCAAACTCAGATTCTCCCAAATGACTCGTCCTAGGGGGAGCTCATTCGACCACTACATCGCTACATAGTTTATCTTATGCATAGTAAATTTATGTTTGCCCTATTGAATGTATGAGGTACCTTGAGGATCAAGAATAGTTACAAGTTGCATTGGAACCGTTCTACTAAATGTTTTTGCTCATTGAAAATGGCAATGTTGTATCTAAATATCATTACGAATGAGTCTCATAAAAAATGCAAGAATAATTCGTTGAATAATTGACAATGAGTTTGACAGAATCGCGTTGTGCCACTGTGATTTTGGCAAGCTACACGTTGGAGCCTCAACAAAATCATTGATTTCGTGAAACTCACCATGACTCCAAACATTCACTAAAACTACTTACATGGTGCTAAAGCTTTGAGAGAGTAATCACTCACTTAACATACACATTCACGGAAAGGAATGGATTGCTAAAGCAACGGAGCATTGTTTCGCTAGAGACATGACAGTATCCTGAAAAGTGAGCATAATTCATATAGCACGCAAGTCAGCATAATTCTTCGCATCCTCACCAACATTTTACTTTTGGTACATTTGattctaaaaataattaaacttgatttttgtcaaaaaaaaaaaaaatgttaaatgaagaaatgaaaaataccTTCGCCCGATGTATGACACATAATTGCACAAGGGATCTCTAGTTTAATTTGTAAAAGCAATTGTGTCATGTTCTTCAAGCTTTCAATCCACAATTGAATTATAAAGGGGAGTGGACTGACTCATATGTACACTAAGAATGCTTACATCCGAGGCCAAACTTGACCATAATCATCTTTCTTAAAATATCGCCGGTCCCATGACCAGGGCACATCTGCagagaaaaattgataattaGAAAACACAAACATGGGTTAGCCTACTTGGATCAGGACAGTAACAGGGTACCACCTTCAGAAGTGTAAGGCAATGGAGGGAGTTCGTAAGGCACAGGTAACTGGATGATAACTTCAGACGACGAATGTGTAGTATCCCTTGCCGGCCCACTTAGAGTCACTAGTTTGGTTTTCTTCATTTCAGATGTTTCCTGTGCCAGGGATTTATCCTGTAATTCTATGTTGGTTAGCACAGGCACAGTTGTCCTTTTCCTTTCCCATTTCCATGGTCAGAAAGGTGTAATCAGAATATCTCTTCTCTAACCACAATTGATGATTTAATCATATCAAAGCATAAAACATCATGAAAGAGTAAGGATGTGTCTGCTACCTTCGATAGTTTAACATTACTAGTACAAGAAAATCCACATCCCCGTTTCAATGGCGATGGAAGAAAAAGCACTCCCAGCTGTAAGGAAATATGCATACAAATATTAAGTACACCCTCTGGAGAACTGGATAAAATGAATTTCACTAATCGTCCAAGCATAAGAAACAATAATTAGAGAAATCACTCTCCTCCTTTACAGCTTCAGATTCTTGTATGTGTCAGTGTCATTATCCAAGCTTTTAAAACAGTGAAGCTGATCAAATTTTTTGGGTCTGAGTTGCCAATAAGTAACAGCAACAgcgtgacaaaaaaaaatacctcGTACGAACGAATCATCAACTGACTATTGTTCTTCTGAAGAGCTCCCCAGGCAGCTTTGCTcagatttgaagaagttaaacAGAACCAACTATTTCGGAACATGGTGTTTCAAAGTTAATAATCTATAGCATGACTTAAAAGTGcactaaatgaaaaaaaattcaaaaaacatTAAAGTAAAAGAGCAGAGAATAGGTCTGATAAAGCTCTTACGCGAGATTCTGATTATTGTAACGAGCAAAAGTCTTTATATGTGGCATTGCACGGctgaaagagaaaaaagaaatagGTGAGACAATTTTTCATTAACTTCTAAAAAAATTGGGAGATATATTCAGTGTTTCCAAGTAGGTGTAGAACTGGATCAGAAACAATCCAAAAAACCAATCTTCACTGCAGAAAACCCAACTCTGATTCATAATTAAATGGATACAGAAGCAGTGATTCATAACTAACTCTCGCCAACCCAAAAGAGTCCCAATCCAATACCACTGCCTTACGTAACAACCCCTGTAAAGAGCCTACCAACCTGAAAATGAAAATGGTTTCTTCTGCTATTATGATAATTATAACTTCTATTTATAGTCACTGGTTCTGACTCCCTGTCCCTCCTTCTACTTTTCCACCAAATTGAGTTCAGATGAATCAATGTCCCGGAGCCAAGGCACAAAATCATTTAAGTTTATGTGAGAAGGCCCAAGAAAGGGATGGCATTTGATGACCATACAGGGAGATGCGATGCGCCTGATAGGCTGATAGTGACCAAGAGGGAGAGTGCCCTAACTAACTACCTCACGGCAGTAATGGTGGGGAATGAGGTATAGGCACGATGCAAGGATTGTATAAGAGAGAGGTAATATATGCCGTAATCGACGAGTGGGAACTGGGAAGTAGAGGAAGCTGGAAATTAGGTTGAACTTATTCCTGTAAATCTACCATGTGGGTTATCTCAAGTGAAGTAGAGAACCACTAGTCTCCCCAGTAAATCCTCCTTTGACGTGCTGTTATAACTTCAattgaatgataaaatataCTTACGTGCGACCAGTATGGTTTGCTTTCCATTTTGCCCAATACTTTTTCAAAAATGCTTTCTCCACATTTTTCAAGGGACTTGGGATTGCACTTCCAGCTCCATATCCCTATAGA
This genomic interval from Trifolium pratense cultivar HEN17-A07 linkage group LG6, ARS_RC_1.1, whole genome shotgun sequence contains the following:
- the LOC123889780 gene encoding pectinesterase-like codes for the protein MATQQSLLDKPRKSIPKTFWLIISLIAIISSSALIFSHLNKPISFFNLSSAPNPCEHAIDTKSCLSHVSEVVQGSTLANDHKLSTLISLLTKSTTHIQKAMDTANVIKRRINSRREEVALNDCEQLMDLSMNRVWDSVLTLTKDNTDSQKDAHTWLSSVLTNHATCLDGLEGTSRAVMESDLQDLISRARSSLAVLVSVLPPKDHDEFIDESLNGEFPSWVTSKDRRLLESSVGDVKANVVVAKDGSGKFKTVVEAVASAPDNGKTRYVIYVKRGIYKEKVDISSKKTNVMLVGDGMDATIITGSLNVVDGTGTFQSATVAAVGDGFIAQDIGFQNTAGPEKHQAVALRVGSDQSVINRCKIDAFQDTLYTHSNRQFYRDSFITGTVDFIFGDAAVVFQKSKLVARKPLSNQNNMVTAQGRLDPNQNTATSIQQCDIIPSSDLKPVVGSIKTYLGRPWKKYSRTVVLQSVVDSHIDPAGWAEWDAASKDFLQTLYYGEYMNSGAGAGTGKRVTWPGYHIIKTAAEASKFTVAQLIQGNVWLKNTGVAFIEGL